The genomic DNA tgacgctcggtaagctgtaagatgacatgttattatttaccggacgtaaaaactcttcagattctcagtctgcattttgtacccactctgcagtctccagtctatattttgtatccggtctgctgactgcattttgtactaacaggtatctgtggcaccagtacagtttatttttggttacattaattcacacaacacacataatctaccacaaaatacctgtgtgtgaggtaattcgacattttcgttcttttccacgttaatactcttctttccttttgtaagaatgtagaccacaagtaatccacccaccctacaaaaaataactcttgcatgcatagtatgcctatgttttgaaataggtgtatgcccttagccagacttgagctcactatttcagtatactaatccgacgcccgtagtatcactacacttgattccaaggatccagtaccatccaggtatcccagttaccctgctcacagggtctagttttccCCAAAAATAGAACACTTATTTCTCTGTTCATGTACACTGAACTGAAGCATAACTTCAATTCCAGTCTTTCTCGACTTTGCAGAAAAACTAAAATGGCGGATAAAAAGCCTtccaaaacaaatttgtttgatgaTCGAGATTCTAAACCAGAGAAAACGGAGAGTCCTCTTGACTTTCTCTGTAAGTAATTTAAAGTGATGAAAGTagggtcatttttttttttcgaagctGAAGCAAGattaaaagaattttaagcTAACCTTAGAAACAATGATTTTAATCagcatttattaaaaaattattttgcagcGCGCACTGGCATCACAAGTGACATCAAAGATGCAATAACTCTTATCATTGAAAACAGGCCTGAGGATCCAATCGCTTTTATGGCTGAGTTGTGAGTATCTTGATCCGCCAGCAGTGATTTACGAGtctacaaaaattgaaaatttcatgtgtccattaacaacattttttgAATGGTTGACTTAAGTTTTGACAGCCGCGCGATCACAACCACGGCCCTTGTGAAGGCCCATCAAAAACTGCTGCTAGTACATCATTCAAGACCATCTTTCCAAATCAACCTGGCAGCAGCCTATAACATCTTGAAACAACAGAAGagtgagttgataacgtaaattggccaccgtaaagagtttaaaagcagacgttgggttttgtgtgtgtgtgttgatATGCAGAAAATGAAGCTACACTATTGGTCATCACCATATTCTCACCAACAGTgaagctccattttctgcatataaacacaaacACAATCCACAGTTCCTCcaatcactctgatgaaggactaacgctcaaaatgtcagcttttaaactctttacagtggtcaattaTCAAGGCAGTTGAtgatacttaattaccctgttatactttcccaccaacgtagcaccacaatttcttttgaaacttatcccctttatttaTATGTTTTACAAGTACATGACTTGAACAGTTGTAAAAGCTCTAAACCCTTaaacccccagaagtgatttacatgtaacttctccctacaatatccatacactatccaacaaacaggtaatgagaatactcaaactaatcaggaagaggttgaagggttaaaccCTGAGAGACTGACAAACAtctaatttcaccttacaataatactgctgaatcattcattaaccctttaactcccaagatctcattagtaatcctTCTTacttagtttggagaatttggaattaaatgtgaattgaatatttttcttgtttctcattacttgtctgcttgatattgtacttatagtgtaaggagaaattctgtcttggtcactagtgggtCTTAGAGGGTCAAGATCATGGGAATATAGGGAATGATTGCCAACCTAATAAACttcaattgttaaacaaattctccttccaagtaccataggaaatatatagagaagagtttggagaatatagatactgatgtcagggtatAAAGTGTTAACCTGTGCATCGTGGGACAGACTTAgtcaaattttaagttaaaatagACTAATTAAAAAATCGTTTCTTGTTTCTGTTAGATAGTAATGGTCTATGAGGACTTACTGGAAAACATACAATGATTTATTGACTCTATTATGCAAGTAAGGAGATCAAGTTATAACTTAAATCAGTGTTAGCtggttttaaatatttatcagaATGCCATTTGTCCATCATCCTAACTATTAATTCACTATCattgatatttaaaatttcttatttttgtaGAACTGGTAAGTTTCAGCCATTACATAGGGGTCTCATAGGCTCTTTAATTAGCTAAAGGGAGCTTAAGTACAAAGGTTTTTGAGATGGCAGCCAGAAGTTAAAAGTTCTAATTCTTGCTGCTCATTACACCTTTCTGGGCAGCACAGTCTGGTTTAAAATGTTCAattgtgagagattattcagcgttaattgatttccggttgactttttgcgataagtgacagatgattgaacaataggatcatattatatatttaaaatgagagagaccagagcgtgagacagagaacggtgagagagagagggaggttaagttgattttataaaataaaacgtgaagtttcggaacatagcagattctttagtctcatttccgacacaaTAACAACCTTGCAGCTGACACATTGGTGTCTAAGGGCTCCAGgagttttattcttctttcaGTTGCTGTCCACATCTAAAAAAATGTCTCTGCTCAAGTTTTCTATTGTTTGTAAAAAGAACACCACATTCAAAAAGAGTATACTCAGTTTCACATCTGCTTTagtaaaaactttcatttcatgCAAGCTCAGGCTTGTCAACCTATGATATTAGTCTCAgggaaaaataagaaaattttaaaaataaccttTGAGTATTGTGAGAAGAGAACACtaaatctcaaaagaaaacacactGATGGCCAGAGGATGACAGAATTCCTAGAACATCCTTTTACTCTTAAACAGCAAACAAAATTATATCAACTAACTTGACTGGCAGAAAATATTTTAGGAGTAACTTGGAAATTACTTTATACTGAGTCAGTGCTCTGTTCCAGAGACTTGACCAGGGCAGAATCTGAACCTCTCCAAAAGCGAATCATGTGCTTTAGCCATGAGGTGATTCGCTTTCCAGTTTTTAAACTTGGAGTTTTATCCACATTTATATATCAAGGTAAGAGCAGTAATTCACCTGTGGATGCTTGATTACTACCAATGACAAACTGTAATGAAAGATGTCTTTTGTTTTGGGCACTTTTATATTGAAAGCTTTGTGCTACAGTTCCTAGATCTGAACTAGTTTCTGTGCAAGTTAATCATGTCTCTaggatttctttcttctcaaattGACTGAATGCCACTTCTATACTGTACGTCTTTTGTTCTGAGTAGATGTCCAGTTCTAATAATGTTTTGCTCACAATTGATTCCTCTGTAGACTTTTTGAAACAAGCAGAATCACTGTACAGTGAGTTGGACTTAACAGGAAGAGGTGCACATGATTCACTTCTGGttacttttttctcttaaccctttacctcccagaaataattaacaactaacctctccctataatatccatcattatccagcaaaaagataatgagaatacccaaacttatccagtagaagttgtcatcttgatctaacgccAAATTCTTGTAAATGATTTAAagggaaatatgtagcagctagaagggaggaTTGACAATCAAATCATAGGTGTTAAAGGGTCAAGAGTGACTAACAAATTTCGTTTTACATCATCAGAACCATCATCAGAACCTTGTCACACAGGCAGGTGAACTGTAgagctgaaaatttttataattgttttgtAGGCAAAGCTGATAAAAATCTCTGTGAAGCAATTTTAAATGAGCTACGACAGGCAGTTGTCAAGACAACAGCTGATCCCATCAGGTcagtaaaacaaaaacttttttacatCTAAAATGCACTATGGTGGACACCAATATACTTCTACATAAAAGTGGCATGGATgatcattaaaaatttccaatATTAGTCTTCTTTGATTGAAAGAGTGTGACAGGAGGATAGCCTTGTTGCTGCTCATTCTAGATTTGGAGCATTCTAGAACACTGTGATCAGCTCTGACTTATTTTCATATCAAACCCCAGACTATGCATGCACCACACTTACCTTGTGTGACCACTTTGTGGTTAAACAATTCCCCACTCACCCACCAGAGGGTGGGGGAAGTGGGATGTGTTATCATAAAGATGTGTGCATGGATGCTACAAGCCATGCCCTTTCATGtatctttctttttatcaagacagtttttctttcatatatCAAGCTTGATACATGTTAATGAGTTTGTCTCTACTTGCAGTATCATTCACACTGGCTCCATGTTAAGTTCTCAACGACTCAATAAAGTAATGGCTGAGGTTAGTTggcaaattttcatttgagtatTGTTAAAGTAATCCAAGTTGCATTTtgccctgtgattggtctagaaaatttGTTCCATCCTTTCCGCcgatcagatgcaaaagtaaaaccaaactTAGTCAATTGCTTTTCCTGCATTTGAGcagtttggttatttttcttttgaactcCCATTAGTTTATAATGCTGtcattcaatttcttttttttttttttatttggccaTTTTGGTTAGTTTTGTTTGAGCATAATGAATAATCACATaacactaattaaaaaaaaaaaaagatgaaaatggaCACTTGaaaattcttaaccctttaacttccagaagtgaaTAACAtcaaacttctccctataatatccctacattattcagcaaacaggtaatgagaatatttaaacttatcaggtaggggctgctatcttgatctagcatcaagTTCTTAACTAATTTatatggaaatgtgtagcagctagaggggagaattaacaatcagatcttgggagttaaagccAGTGTTTGAACAGTATCactttttgcattttatcaGGCATTACTGAAGAGTGGAGCAATCAGTCAGTTGATGGGCGCTGACGAATTCATTGTAAGCGCAGCAGAAATCCTGCTTGAACAGGTTTGACCAGTTTTAAAGCATATCCATCAATAGCAAAAAATCCAGGATTTCTCTGAttttacttaactttgctctgtgattggtccagaaaactcacgccatcCTCTCAAGCAAGCTGATGCAAAACTCAcaccaatcatgacttggtcgCCTGTGTTTTCCTGCGCCTTAGTTGGTTTGCTTCTTTTCACTTTGATTTCTCATTGGCTGTtcagggtattttcctttcttctgattggtttctGGGAATACTTTGGTCTTGGTTTTTCAGCATTCAGTTGAAAAGCACTCTAAAAAGTCAAGTCACTGGAATGAGACATTATTCTATGTTCCATGCTTGTGAAGAGACAGAAAACATCTCTGCTTTTATAGATGGCTAAGCTAACACTATGAAAAAGATTACTTTTTTCATACAACCCTTGCATGAAGAAACCTCAAGACTCATCCAATGTTTCAAACCTTCAAGTCAGGTATTGTTTAAATCACCAGTTTTATTTGTGTAGCCTTTTATTAGTTTTGTGAGTAAACTTACTTTACGTGtgcatcatttgtttttttcatcagatgCAAGACTTAAGATGACGCTTGTGACACTGTAGGGAATTACATCAAAAGATACACCCTTAATCAGGCACAGTGGCACAGGACAACCACTCTACATCAGCAGGATGAACTTCCAGGTGATAAGATTATTGCCACAGGCTAAACCTAAGCTCACGATGTTTATCAAAGAGTTTGCTAAGTGACAGATCCTCAACACACCATGGTCATTGCACTAATACTACTTGCTCGTAAACTGTTCattcaagaaaatatttgccACCCCTATTGCAGCATTTCAATCATCATTTCGCAGTCAATGTGTGTTTTTCCAACATCCTGATTTGTCACGTTAGGGTTTTGATAGTCTCAAACAGGAAACAAGACTCTCTTGGAAAGTAAAGGAAAGAATTCTCTGCCTTTGATTGTTATTATACAACAGTACAAACTGTCAAGATGATAGattgacattttaaaatgtttgtttagttACACGTAAAACCCACTTCTAACTTTCCATTGTACCCAGAGTAATTctaaagagtgactagcatctaatttctactTACGATGATACTGTTGAATCATTTATTGAGattatgagaagaaaggaaatgatattcAACCTACAACActttgattgttaaaagaaTTATTCTTGTCTCTACCCCCGAtaggaaatgtgtaaaaaaGGGTATGGAGAACTTCCatagtgatgttagggtgtgagcaggggggaggggtgggggattGGATAAATTTCAATACGACGGCTGTTACTTTCAAAGGCAAGTCCTCCCCATTCCTCACACATATCCTTTAAGCAAAATCTGCACTCTATTTAGGTTACAATGAGaagacaagaaattaaaattgggagagaaagaaatgataGGACTTTTTTGCATTGATAAATCAAAACTAATCATCAAGCAATACTGTTAGACACTGAATGAACCACATTTGATCATTTTAACTACTTTATTCAAAAGCTAAAAGATACTTAGATTAAACAAGAATTATGGAAAGACACTTCATTATAGGGCTGTACAATCAAGGCAGTGCTCCGGAAGAGTCTAAGTGCCACACGCCACTAACTTTTCATGGGGCAGGCTACCACCAATTTTTGAGATCAAACCATTCAGGCAATAAGAGATCCTTCCAAGAGCACGGTTGGTCTACAAACCTAAAAACTGGtcctcacccctcccccctctgcACAAGAAGGTCATGCAGGCCATGACCGAAACTAGTAAGGAGTAAAAAGCTGCCCTCTTCACCATTGCTGTTATCTATTGCAACCATAATCTTTTGCAcaagtcttttcctttttattttaagaacaaTCAATTCTTTTATGTAAAGTAATTTATTTCACTCATTGACCTCATTGTGCAGtgagggtggggtggggagcCTTAATTCTAAGAAAGCTTCAATAGCCTGAGGAAAGTCTCAACAGTGATCATTTACGATTTGAAAACCTGCATGTTTTCATCAAATTGGTAATTCTCATCCTTTGAAAGAGCACTGTCATTTTCAGAAGTGAGTCCTCCTGACTCAGCTGCTTGCCCACCCATTTCAAAAAAACTACAATTTGCTACCTTGAATAACCAAACATAAAAGTGCTGCTCTAAAagcaaggttaaaattaacttttaagcCATAAATTACATCATTGTTGCATGATATCCTAGAAAATACACCAATctaaagttaaccctttaactcccaagatctgattgttaactcctctctagctgctacacactttgttgcaaattagttacaagaatttggtgttagatcagaGTAAAAACTTCTttatgata from Pocillopora verrucosa isolate sample1 chromosome 2, ASM3666991v2, whole genome shotgun sequence includes the following:
- the LOC136278988 gene encoding LOW QUALITY PROTEIN: tubulin polyglutamylase complex subunit 1-like (The sequence of the model RefSeq protein was modified relative to this genomic sequence to represent the inferred CDS: inserted 1 base in 1 codon; substituted 1 base at 1 genomic stop codon) — encoded protein: MADKKPSKTNLFDDRDSKPEKTESPLDFLSRTGITSDIKDAITLIIENRPEDPIAFMAEFFDSRAITTTALVKAHQKLLLVHHSRPSFQINLAAAYNILKQQKNSNGLXGLTGXTYNDLLTLLCKDLTRAESEPLQKRIMCFSHEVIRFPVFKLGVLSTFIYQDFLKQAESLYSELDLTGRGKADKNLCEAILNELRQAVVKTTADPISIIHTGSMLSSQRLNKVMAEALLKSGAISQLMGADEFIVSAAEILLEQV